A genomic segment from Luteolibacter flavescens encodes:
- a CDS encoding AMP-binding protein, translated as METSRLIRPDFWESDAPVMMGGGPEADVPGLVFFRTSGSTGTPKWIGLSRRALMVSAAAVNRHLDVTRDSCWALTLPVDHVGGFGVVARVFESGCRLAEYGRKWDAAECAAWLGECGATHLSLVPTQVHDLVAAGLRAPASLRAIVVGGGVLAESTGRAARELGWPVLASFGMTETCSQVATQPLEVLDSPYHPLPIPLLPCWEARVDGDGRILLKGDALFSGMLVHGDGGWKYEERSSEWHVTSDSGRVEGRDVFLTGRADAQVKILGELVDPVAVEAELLTLSSRRDFVVTAIPDERAGHRLVLVHEGGDEAFAEALAAYHAACAGFRRISRCVAVERIPRSPLGKPLRKELSQIVANLVL; from the coding sequence ATGGAAACGTCTCGCCTGATCCGCCCGGACTTCTGGGAGAGCGACGCGCCCGTGATGATGGGCGGCGGCCCGGAGGCGGACGTGCCGGGGCTGGTCTTTTTCCGCACGTCCGGCAGCACCGGCACGCCGAAGTGGATCGGCCTGAGCCGCCGCGCGCTGATGGTGTCCGCGGCGGCGGTGAACCGGCATCTCGACGTCACGCGCGACAGTTGTTGGGCGCTCACGCTGCCGGTGGATCACGTGGGTGGCTTCGGCGTGGTGGCGCGGGTCTTTGAATCGGGCTGCCGGCTGGCGGAGTACGGGCGGAAGTGGGATGCCGCGGAGTGTGCCGCGTGGCTCGGCGAATGCGGCGCGACCCATCTCTCGCTGGTGCCGACCCAGGTGCACGATCTCGTGGCGGCCGGGCTGCGTGCGCCTGCGAGCCTGCGCGCGATCGTCGTGGGCGGCGGCGTGCTGGCCGAGTCCACGGGACGCGCCGCGCGCGAACTGGGCTGGCCGGTGCTGGCGAGCTTTGGCATGACGGAGACGTGCTCGCAGGTGGCGACGCAGCCGCTGGAAGTACTAGATTCACCGTACCATCCGCTGCCCATCCCGCTGCTGCCATGCTGGGAGGCGCGGGTGGATGGTGACGGGCGCATCCTGCTGAAGGGTGACGCGCTCTTCAGCGGCATGCTCGTCCATGGCGATGGCGGATGGAAGTACGAAGAACGTAGTAGCGAGTGGCACGTCACGTCCGACTCCGGTCGGGTGGAGGGCCGCGATGTCTTCCTCACGGGCAGGGCGGACGCGCAGGTGAAGATCCTGGGCGAGCTGGTGGATCCCGTGGCGGTGGAGGCGGAGTTGCTGACGCTTTCGTCACGCAGGGACTTCGTGGTGACGGCCATCCCGGACGAGCGCGCGGGGCACCGGCTGGTGCTGGTGCACGAGGGCGGGGACGAGGCTTTCGCGGAAGCGCTGGCCGCTTATCATGCGGCGTGCGCCGGCTTCCGCCGTATCTCGCGGTGCGTGGCGGTGGAGCGCATCCCGCGCAGTCCGCTGGGCAAGCCGCTGCGCAAGGAGCTGTCACAGATCGTGGCAAATCTGGTGCTTTGA